The stretch of DNA TCGACGGCGCGACGCCGTGCGAATCGAGACTGTGTGTCTCGGCGGCCACATTCCGACCTGTGTTCACAGGTGCCCGCTGGTGCCCGTGTCGTCCAGCGAGTTCGTTTGCGAGTTCGGCTCTTATGGCGTTTAAGGCCTTCGACTTGGCCGTTCGTTGCAGACCATTTCATGCCTTACGTCGTACGTAAGGTCAGTTTTTTGGGGTGCTTTGCTCCCGCTTAACAAAGGCCATCGCCAGCAGAGACGGTGATGCCATGGTGCCAGAACTACTCGGCGCAGATGGCGACTTGCCCGCACACCAACTCGGTCACGCTGAGGTGAACTAACATGTTGGAGTTATTCACGCCGTTGCAGGCGTTCTCCGGCCAGTTCCTCCAGTATGCCCTGTTGTTCTTCGTGTTGGCGATCATCGCGTCCGTCGTAGGTGCACGCGGTATCGCGGGGATAACGATGGAAATCGCAAAAATCTTCATTGCGATTTTCATCATTCTCGCCATCATCGCGCTCATCCTGTGACGGCCGTTTTGATTTTTCGACGCTCCTTGCCGAGCTGCGCTGCTCAGAACTGTTGGACAGCCTCGATGTCACTCGTCGATTGATATCCTGAAAACGGCGAGAGGAACGTACCCCTTTGTTTCGTGCCCCTCTCAAAGTGCACTGACCCGTCTCGCCAGACAAGTGCGTCGCCTGCTGTGGGACCCGCTCCCCATCCCCGCTTCGCTGTTTCGAGGCGCGTTAAACGAGGCTTCTGCCTGCACTTGCAAGCCCTCGTAGATTTCCTATCGTAGAATATGGTTTATCCGTTTGGTGGCGGCCACGACAATTCGCGCCGCTCACCGTCTGTGGGGCAACAATTCGAGACTTTCG from Haladaptatus sp. ZSTT2 encodes:
- a CDS encoding DUF1328 family protein gives rise to the protein MLELFTPLQAFSGQFLQYALLFFVLAIIASVVGARGIAGITMEIAKIFIAIFIILAIIALIL